In Brassica napus cultivar Da-Ae unplaced genomic scaffold, Da-Ae ScsIHWf_2202;HRSCAF=2855, whole genome shotgun sequence, one DNA window encodes the following:
- the LOC106394644 gene encoding LOW QUALITY PROTEIN: F-box/LRR-repeat protein At2g40920 (The sequence of the model RefSeq protein was modified relative to this genomic sequence to represent the inferred CDS: inserted 2 bases in 2 codons; deleted 1 base in 1 codon), whose amino-acid sequence YNNVLWSTGVYVKDLGEIRSEHRVFVLKAGRKGSWXKASPTAPDFLPHIPAKRGMCXDGVIYYMGWTGRYNLVLVSFHIRSRDFKMIQVPRRDGDEVLLRMKNVSLIEYGGKVTIIDQTNLREKGMLDLWAVEDAGNKNSWSRKTCMVLQSSQLHLVINNITIYNMKGTTHDNKVFFIPEDMFSPFHILSYDLGSNDMTKIEIKGIPDHWFSTDKSTVSVMLMDQSESLVYLET is encoded by the exons TACAACAATGTTCTCTGGTCAACTGGTGTCTACGTGAAAGATTTGGGAGAGATAAGGTCAGAGCATCGGGTCTTTGTCCTAAAAGCTGGAAGAAAAGGTTCCT AAAAGGCGTCTCCAACTGCACCAGACTTTCTTCCTCACATTCCGGCCAAAAGAGGAATGT ATGATGGGGTTATATATTACATGGGTTGGACTGGTAGGTATAATTTAGTGCTTGTGAGCTTCCACATTAGATCCAGAGACTTCAAAATGATCCAAGTACCTCGTAGGGACGGAGATGAAGTGCTTCTAAGGATGAAGAATGTGAGTCTTATAGAGTATGGTGGTAAAGTAACTATCATTGACCAAACCAATCTTAGGGAAAAGGGTATGCTTGATTTATGGGCTGTGGAAGATGCTGGGAACAAGAACAGCTGGTCAAGGAAAACT TGCATGGTTTTGCAGTCTTCGCAGCTACATTTGGTTATTAATAACATAACTATATACAACATGAAAGGTACAACTCACGATAACAAGGTTTTCTTTATACCAGAGGATATGTTTTCTCCCTTTCACATTCTCTCTTATGACCTTGGAAGCAATGATATGACAAAGATCGAAATAAAAGGAATACCGGACCACTGGTTTAGTACTGATAAATCAACCGTTAGCGTGATGTTGATGGATCAGAGTGAGAGTCTCGTGTACTTGGAGACTTGA